A genome region from Nocardia sp. NBC_01730 includes the following:
- the coaA gene encoding type I pantothenate kinase: protein MARMSEPSPYVEFDRKQWRTLRKSTPLVLTEEELIGLRGLGEQIDLEEVAEVYLPLARLIHLQVAARQRLFAATATFLGETHPDEQVPFVIGVAGSVAVGKSTTARVLQALLARWDHHPRVDLVTTDGFLYPTAELTRRGIMHRKGFPESYDRRKLLRFVTEVKSGAAEVCAPVYSHISYDIVPDKLHCVRQPDILIVEGLNVLQTGPRLMVSDLFDFSIYVDARIEDIEKWYVQRFLTLRKTAFANPNAHFHHYSGFTDEQATSAAQEIWNNTNRPNLVENILPTRPRATLVLRKDADHSINRLRLRKL, encoded by the coding sequence ATGGCACGGATGAGCGAGCCGAGTCCATACGTGGAATTCGACCGGAAACAGTGGCGAACCCTGCGTAAATCGACTCCCCTTGTGCTCACCGAAGAAGAACTGATCGGCCTGCGCGGCCTCGGGGAACAGATCGATCTCGAGGAAGTCGCCGAGGTCTATCTCCCGCTCGCTCGTCTCATCCACCTGCAGGTGGCCGCGCGCCAGCGCCTGTTCGCCGCCACCGCGACCTTTCTCGGCGAAACCCACCCGGACGAGCAGGTACCGTTCGTGATCGGCGTCGCGGGCAGCGTCGCGGTCGGCAAGTCGACCACCGCCCGCGTGCTGCAGGCACTGCTGGCCCGGTGGGATCATCACCCGCGCGTCGACCTGGTCACCACCGACGGATTTCTCTATCCCACCGCGGAACTCACCCGCCGCGGCATCATGCACCGCAAGGGTTTTCCGGAGAGCTACGACCGCCGCAAGCTGCTGCGATTCGTCACAGAGGTGAAATCCGGGGCGGCGGAGGTGTGCGCGCCGGTGTATTCACACATCTCCTACGACATCGTGCCGGACAAGCTGCACTGCGTACGCCAGCCCGACATTCTGATCGTGGAGGGCCTGAACGTCCTGCAGACCGGTCCGCGGCTGATGGTCTCGGACTTGTTCGACTTCTCGATCTATGTCGACGCGCGCATCGAGGACATCGAGAAGTGGTACGTGCAACGGTTTCTCACGCTGCGCAAGACCGCTTTCGCCAACCCGAACGCACATTTCCACCACTACTCCGGATTCACCGACGAGCAGGCGACCTCCGCCGCGCAAGAGATCTGGAACAACACCAACCGCCCGAATCTGGTGGAGAATATTCTGCCCACCCGACCGCGCGCCACCTTGGTGTTGCGCAAGGATGCCGACCACAGTATCAATCGGCTGCGTCTACGGAAATTGTGA
- a CDS encoding limonene-1,2-epoxide hydrolase family protein, producing the protein MTGELVKQDSITTVREFFAALEMNASGEALDLLHPDIVWKNTSLPDVRGISRVGGVLRGLGRGWIGFAVDMHHIAADGDIVLTDRTDYLRVGPVRVGFWVTGTFELRDGRIILWHDHFSWENFLRGTVVGLWRAALTRG; encoded by the coding sequence ATGACCGGAGAACTCGTGAAACAGGACTCGATCACCACGGTGCGGGAGTTCTTCGCCGCGCTGGAGATGAACGCATCCGGGGAGGCGCTCGACCTGCTGCACCCGGACATCGTCTGGAAGAACACTTCGCTGCCCGACGTGCGGGGCATCAGCCGGGTCGGCGGCGTGTTGCGCGGGCTTGGCCGGGGCTGGATCGGGTTCGCTGTCGACATGCACCACATCGCCGCCGACGGCGACATCGTGCTCACCGACCGCACCGACTACTTGCGCGTTGGCCCGGTGCGCGTCGGGTTCTGGGTGACCGGCACGTTCGAGCTGCGGGACGGCCGAATCATCCTGTGGCACGACCATTTCAGCTGGGAGAATTTCCTGCGCGGCACCGTCGTCGGCCTCTGGCGCGCGGCACTGACCCGCGGCTGA
- the trhA gene encoding PAQR family membrane homeostasis protein TrhA, translated as MRGWIHTWAVGIAAVAAVVLVTEAATVSATAGWSTLVYGVTVCALFGISAIYHRVTWPSARARIRMKRADHSMIFLFIAGSYTPFALLGLPGRTGQTLLIVVWAGALAGVALKLLWPTAPRWVGVPLYLLLGWAIVPVAGQLNNEIGIAPLMLLLIGGLIYSGGAILYATKWPNPWPTVFGHHEFFHAATVLAALTHYAAVWLVVLR; from the coding sequence ATGCGTGGCTGGATCCACACCTGGGCGGTCGGCATCGCCGCCGTCGCGGCCGTCGTGCTGGTCACCGAGGCGGCCACGGTCTCGGCGACCGCGGGATGGTCGACACTGGTCTACGGCGTCACCGTGTGCGCGCTGTTCGGCATCAGCGCGATCTACCACCGGGTGACCTGGCCGAGCGCGCGCGCCCGCATCCGGATGAAGCGGGCGGACCATTCGATGATCTTCCTGTTCATCGCGGGCAGCTACACACCGTTCGCCCTGCTCGGCCTCCCCGGACGCACCGGACAGACGCTGCTGATCGTGGTCTGGGCCGGTGCGCTGGCCGGAGTCGCGCTGAAGCTGCTCTGGCCGACCGCGCCCCGCTGGGTCGGTGTTCCGCTGTACCTGCTGCTCGGCTGGGCCATCGTCCCGGTCGCCGGCCAACTCAATAACGAGATCGGCATCGCGCCACTGATGCTGCTGCTGATCGGAGGGTTGATCTACAGCGGAGGCGCGATCCTCTACGCCACCAAGTGGCCGAACCCTTGGCCGACCGTATTCGGACACCACGAGTTCTTCCACGCGGCCACGGTGCTCGCCGCGCTCACCCACTACGCGGCGGTCTGGCTCGTGGTCCTGCGCTGA
- a CDS encoding PhoH family protein, whose protein sequence is MTATRSVSAPSAQSRSAKGGAAAKGARPSQLPGDTFVIDTSVLLSDPWAFTRFGEHDVVLPLVVISELEGKRHHHELGWFAREALRNLDDLRLQYGRLDQQVPIGTEGGTLQVELNHTDPAVLPVGFRTDTNDSRILACALNLAAEGRDVVLVSKDIPLRVKASAVGLHADEYHAQDVVTSGWSGMVELDVSSAQVDQLYSESVIDLDTARELPCHTGIRLLGTSSSALGRVTSDKRVQLVREREAFGLHGRSAEQRIALDLLLDESVGIVSLGGRAGTGKSALALTAGLEAVLERRTQRKVVVFRPLYAVGGQELGYLPGTESEKMGPWAQAVFDTLDGLASREVMEEVLSRDMLEVLPLTHIRGRSLHDSFVIVDEAQSLERNVLLTVLSRLGTGSRVVLTHDVAQRDNLRVGRHDGVAAVVEKLKGHPLFAHVTLTRSERSPIAALVTEMLEEYGPNA, encoded by the coding sequence GTGACTGCTACACGCTCCGTTTCCGCTCCCTCGGCGCAATCCCGCTCCGCGAAAGGCGGAGCCGCCGCGAAGGGGGCCCGCCCCTCGCAATTACCCGGCGATACCTTTGTCATCGACACCTCCGTTCTGCTGTCGGATCCCTGGGCGTTCACCAGGTTCGGCGAACACGACGTGGTGCTACCGCTGGTGGTCATCAGCGAACTCGAAGGCAAACGGCACCACCACGAATTGGGCTGGTTCGCGCGGGAGGCCCTGCGCAACCTGGACGATTTGCGCCTGCAGTACGGCAGGCTGGATCAGCAGGTGCCGATCGGCACCGAGGGCGGAACGTTGCAGGTGGAACTGAACCACACCGATCCCGCGGTCCTTCCGGTCGGGTTCCGCACCGACACCAACGACTCCAGAATCCTGGCCTGTGCGCTCAACCTCGCGGCCGAGGGCCGCGATGTGGTGCTGGTGTCCAAGGACATTCCGCTTCGGGTCAAGGCCAGTGCGGTGGGTTTGCACGCCGACGAGTACCACGCGCAGGACGTCGTCACCTCCGGTTGGTCCGGCATGGTGGAGTTGGACGTCAGCTCCGCGCAGGTCGATCAGCTCTACTCCGAGTCGGTGATCGACCTCGATACCGCGCGAGAACTGCCCTGCCACACCGGCATCCGGTTGCTCGGCACCAGCTCCAGTGCCTTGGGCCGGGTCACCTCGGACAAACGCGTGCAGCTGGTGCGCGAGCGCGAGGCGTTCGGGCTGCACGGTCGCTCCGCCGAGCAGCGCATAGCTCTGGATCTGCTGCTGGACGAGAGCGTCGGCATCGTGTCGCTCGGCGGCCGGGCGGGCACGGGCAAGTCCGCGCTCGCGCTTACCGCGGGCCTGGAGGCGGTGCTGGAACGGCGGACGCAGCGCAAGGTGGTGGTCTTCCGTCCGCTGTATGCCGTCGGTGGCCAGGAGCTGGGTTACCTACCCGGCACCGAGAGCGAGAAGATGGGCCCCTGGGCGCAGGCGGTCTTCGACACGCTCGACGGGTTGGCCAGCCGCGAGGTGATGGAGGAGGTGCTCAGCCGCGACATGCTGGAAGTGTTGCCGCTGACCCACATTCGTGGACGGTCGCTACACGATTCCTTCGTGATCGTGGACGAGGCCCAGTCGCTGGAGCGCAATGTGCTACTCACGGTGCTCAGCCGCCTCGGTACCGGGTCGCGGGTGGTGCTCACCCACGACGTGGCTCAGCGCGACAACCTGCGCGTCGGCAGGCACGACGGTGTGGCGGCGGTGGTCGAGAAGCTGAAGGGCCACCCGCTGTTCGCCCATGTCACGCTGACCCGCAGCGAGCGCTCGCCGATCGCGGCGTTGGTTACCGAGATGCTGGAGGAGTACGGTCCCAACGCCTGA
- a CDS encoding LGFP repeat-containing protein, with protein MHHFARRTAGFTALIAAAGFVVASCSDDTDKESGAASITPIASSPMTTSVAATHTGEAIPQGAAEETKLPTQGGESVTVSGDIYEKYMASGGPTGPLGPPLEGKTDGPDDGEFQDFVGGTIYEPKEGEPHIVWGEIRAAWEADGGANGKLGYPISDEKNIPGGKQSDFSGGTITWVDGNITVTPK; from the coding sequence ATGCACCACTTCGCTCGACGAACGGCTGGTTTCACCGCATTGATCGCCGCGGCGGGTTTCGTCGTCGCCAGCTGTAGCGACGACACAGACAAGGAGAGCGGCGCCGCCTCGATCACCCCAATCGCTTCGAGCCCGATGACCACCTCGGTCGCCGCGACCCACACCGGCGAGGCCATTCCGCAGGGCGCCGCGGAGGAGACGAAGCTTCCGACCCAAGGTGGCGAGTCGGTCACCGTCTCCGGCGACATCTACGAGAAGTACATGGCGAGCGGCGGCCCCACCGGCCCGCTCGGCCCGCCGTTGGAAGGCAAAACGGACGGGCCCGACGACGGCGAGTTCCAGGACTTCGTCGGCGGCACGATCTACGAGCCGAAGGAGGGCGAACCGCATATCGTGTGGGGTGAGATCCGCGCAGCATGGGAAGCCGACGGCGGCGCCAACGGCAAGCTCGGTTACCCGATCAGCGACGAGAAGAACATCCCGGGCGGCAAGCAGAGCGATTTCAGTGGCGGAACCATCACCTGGGTAGACGGTAATATCACCGTCACACCGAAGTGA
- a CDS encoding isoprenyl transferase: MELPSQVRGLPYRVYEARLSKQLAGKRHPRHVAVMCDGNRRWARENGFTDVSHGHRVGALKIAELVGWCEAEGIEMVTVYLLSTENLQRDPDELETLFEVITDVVEELSAPERNSSVRIVGSLDGFPELIAKRLRTAAECTEERGGVHVNVAVGYGGRQEIADAVRSLVRQEIAAGETGEDLVQSITVNAIGQHLYTSGQPDPDLVIRTSGEQRLSGFLLWQSAYSEIWFTEAYWPEFRRVDFLRALREYAARHRRFGV; the protein is encoded by the coding sequence GTGGAACTTCCGAGTCAGGTGCGGGGTCTGCCGTATCGCGTCTACGAGGCCCGGCTGTCCAAGCAGCTGGCGGGCAAGCGGCATCCCCGGCACGTCGCGGTGATGTGTGACGGCAATCGCCGGTGGGCTCGGGAGAACGGTTTCACCGATGTCAGTCACGGTCATCGGGTCGGCGCGCTGAAGATCGCGGAGCTGGTCGGCTGGTGCGAAGCCGAAGGCATCGAGATGGTGACCGTCTACCTGCTCTCCACCGAAAACCTGCAGCGTGATCCGGACGAGCTGGAGACGTTGTTCGAGGTGATCACCGACGTGGTCGAGGAATTGTCGGCGCCGGAACGGAACTCGAGTGTCCGCATCGTCGGCTCGCTGGACGGCTTTCCCGAGCTGATCGCCAAGCGGTTGCGTACCGCGGCCGAGTGCACCGAGGAGCGCGGCGGCGTGCACGTCAACGTCGCGGTCGGCTACGGAGGCAGGCAGGAGATTGCCGACGCGGTGCGCTCGCTGGTCCGCCAGGAGATCGCCGCGGGCGAGACCGGCGAGGATCTGGTTCAGTCGATCACCGTGAACGCCATCGGCCAGCACCTCTACACCTCCGGCCAGCCGGACCCCGACCTGGTCATCCGCACCTCCGGCGAGCAGCGACTGTCCGGCTTTCTGCTGTGGCAGAGCGCCTACTCGGAAATATGGTTCACCGAGGCGTACTGGCCGGAGTTCCGGCGGGTGGATTTTCTGCGGGCGCTGCGCGAATACGCCGCGCGCCATCGCCGCTTCGGGGTCTGA
- a CDS encoding DUF885 domain-containing protein: protein MEAHPLVSEYLRLGLAFDQLEEGFVDAYTGDPALRREVANAPAPQPRALARRAAELRAEVPEAGLPPERAEFLDAHLRALECSGRKFAGDEIGFVDEVRAYFDVDIAPGEVDDYREAHRQMNEVLAGEGPLAERVAAHRKADEIPPERLSACVEAFSGALRELVRARYPLPDHEHVTYEVVGDKPWSGFNYYLGNYHSRVAINSDLKQHMAHLPHLIAHESYPGHHTEHCRKEAGLVADGQAEQTLFLVNTPQCLMAEGLADLALRSIVGPGWGVWAQEIYADLGLRFDGERAERLSNASAELLGVRQDAALLLHDRRRTHDEVAEFLQTWSLVTPDRARQSLRFLSSPLWRAYISTYVEGYRLLGGWLDRAVDADDRADRFRRLLDEPLTPGAVRAL, encoded by the coding sequence ATGGAAGCGCATCCGCTCGTGTCCGAATACCTGCGGCTCGGCCTCGCCTTCGACCAGCTCGAGGAAGGGTTCGTCGACGCCTATACCGGTGATCCCGCGCTGCGCCGAGAGGTAGCGAACGCGCCGGCGCCGCAGCCGCGTGCGCTGGCCCGACGCGCCGCCGAGTTGCGCGCCGAAGTGCCCGAAGCCGGGCTGCCGCCGGAGCGCGCCGAATTTCTCGACGCGCATCTGCGCGCGTTGGAATGTTCCGGTCGGAAGTTCGCCGGAGACGAGATCGGATTCGTCGACGAGGTGCGGGCGTATTTCGACGTCGACATCGCACCCGGCGAAGTGGACGACTACCGCGAGGCGCACCGGCAGATGAACGAGGTGCTCGCGGGAGAGGGGCCGCTGGCGGAGCGGGTGGCCGCGCACCGCAAGGCCGACGAGATTCCGCCCGAGCGCTTGTCCGCCTGCGTCGAGGCGTTCTCCGGCGCGTTGCGCGAACTGGTCCGCGCCAGGTATCCGCTGCCCGACCACGAGCACGTCACCTACGAGGTCGTCGGGGACAAGCCCTGGTCCGGGTTCAACTACTACCTGGGCAACTACCACTCCCGGGTCGCGATCAACTCCGACCTCAAACAGCACATGGCGCACCTGCCACACCTGATCGCCCACGAGTCGTACCCGGGACACCACACCGAGCACTGCCGCAAGGAGGCCGGGCTGGTCGCGGACGGGCAGGCCGAGCAGACGCTGTTCCTGGTGAACACGCCACAGTGCCTGATGGCCGAGGGTCTCGCCGATCTGGCGCTGCGCTCCATCGTCGGCCCCGGTTGGGGCGTCTGGGCGCAGGAGATCTACGCCGACCTCGGCCTGCGCTTCGACGGCGAACGGGCCGAACGACTCTCGAACGCTTCGGCCGAGTTGCTCGGCGTGCGACAGGACGCCGCGCTGCTGCTGCACGACCGCCGGCGCACCCACGACGAGGTGGCGGAGTTCTTGCAGACCTGGAGCCTGGTGACGCCGGATCGGGCGCGGCAGTCGCTGCGGTTCCTGTCCTCGCCGCTGTGGCGGGCCTACATCTCCACCTACGTGGAGGGGTATCGGCTGCTGGGCGGATGGCTCGATCGCGCGGTCGACGCCGACGACCGGGCCGACCGGTTCCGCAGGCTCCTCGACGAACCGCTCACGCCCGGCGCTGTGCGCGCCCTGTGA
- a CDS encoding TetR/AcrR family transcriptional regulator, with translation MPTPTAVELLWGTQQRPKRGPKPALSLEGIVAEAITLADAEGLVNLSMQRLAERLGFTKMSLYRYVPGKAELIALMLDTALGVPPELPSVDDASTEEAWRGQLGRWCETLYERFHAHPWSLEVSVGVRPFGPNEMAWMESALGALASTGLTNAERLDTIVLLTGHARSLVQVVRVIDAEAFEKQIAAQLADMVAAATERYPTAAAAFAEEGAVVGGEGALKFGIGRILDGLGVLIARRTAAPRPTLGS, from the coding sequence ATGCCGACACCTACCGCAGTCGAACTGCTCTGGGGCACTCAGCAGCGCCCCAAGCGCGGGCCCAAGCCCGCACTGTCCCTGGAGGGGATCGTCGCCGAGGCGATCACGCTCGCCGATGCCGAAGGGCTGGTCAATCTGTCCATGCAGCGGCTGGCGGAGCGTCTCGGCTTCACGAAGATGTCGCTGTACCGCTACGTACCGGGCAAAGCCGAGTTGATCGCGCTGATGCTGGACACCGCGCTCGGCGTGCCGCCGGAGCTGCCCTCCGTCGACGACGCTTCGACCGAAGAGGCATGGCGTGGACAGCTTGGCCGGTGGTGCGAGACGCTCTACGAACGTTTCCACGCCCACCCGTGGTCGCTGGAGGTGTCGGTAGGGGTGCGGCCATTCGGTCCGAACGAGATGGCCTGGATGGAGTCCGCGCTGGGCGCACTCGCGTCGACCGGGCTCACGAACGCCGAACGCCTCGACACCATCGTCCTGCTGACCGGACACGCGCGCAGCCTGGTGCAGGTGGTCCGAGTGATCGATGCCGAGGCGTTCGAGAAGCAGATCGCGGCACAGCTCGCCGACATGGTGGCCGCCGCGACCGAGCGTTACCCCACGGCGGCGGCGGCGTTCGCCGAGGAAGGAGCGGTCGTGGGTGGCGAGGGCGCTCTGAAGTTCGGCATCGGACGCATCCTCGACGGGTTGGGCGTGCTCATCGCACGCCGCACCGCAGCGCCCCGGCCTACGCTCGGATCATGA
- the glyA gene encoding serine hydroxymethyltransferase has protein sequence MTQTTASVNSQSLGELDPELAAAMAGELARERDTLEMIASENFVPRAVLQAQGSVLTNKYAEGYPGRRYYGGCEHVDVVETLARNRAKELFAADFANVQPHSGAQANAAVLMALMEPGDKLLGLDLAHGGHLTHGMRLNFSGKLYEVHSYGVSKEDHRVDMDSVRTIALDARPKVIVAGWSAYPRHQDFAAFRSIADEVGAYLWVDMAHFAGLVAAGLHPSPVPYADVVSSTVHKTLGGPRSGLILAKQEYAKKLNSSVFPGQQGGPLMHAIAAKAVAFKIAATEEFKNRQERTLSGAKILAERLTAADVKDKGISVLTGGTDVHLVLVDLRNSELDGQQGEDLLHEIGITVNRNAVPFDPRPPMVTSGLRIGTAALATRGFGDTEFTEVADIIATALAGGSDVDALRARVSKLANDVPLYDGLEDWHLLG, from the coding sequence GTGACGCAGACGACCGCCTCTGTCAATTCCCAGTCCCTCGGTGAGCTCGATCCGGAGCTCGCCGCCGCGATGGCAGGCGAACTCGCCCGCGAACGCGACACCCTCGAGATGATCGCCTCCGAGAACTTTGTGCCGCGCGCGGTGCTACAGGCGCAGGGCAGCGTGCTCACCAACAAGTACGCCGAGGGCTATCCGGGGCGGCGGTACTACGGCGGCTGCGAGCACGTCGACGTCGTCGAGACGCTGGCGCGTAACCGCGCCAAGGAGCTGTTCGCCGCCGACTTCGCCAATGTGCAGCCGCATTCCGGTGCGCAGGCGAACGCCGCGGTGCTGATGGCGCTGATGGAGCCGGGCGACAAACTGCTCGGTCTCGATCTCGCGCACGGTGGTCACCTCACCCACGGCATGCGCCTCAACTTCTCCGGCAAGCTCTACGAGGTGCACTCCTACGGGGTGAGCAAGGAAGACCACCGCGTCGACATGGACTCGGTGCGCACCATCGCCCTCGACGCGCGCCCGAAGGTGATCGTGGCGGGCTGGTCGGCCTACCCGCGTCATCAGGACTTCGCGGCGTTCCGCTCGATCGCCGACGAGGTCGGCGCCTACCTGTGGGTGGACATGGCGCACTTCGCCGGTCTGGTCGCGGCCGGGCTGCACCCCTCGCCGGTGCCCTACGCCGACGTGGTGTCCTCCACCGTGCACAAGACGCTCGGCGGTCCGCGCTCCGGCCTGATCCTGGCCAAGCAGGAGTACGCCAAGAAGCTGAACAGCTCGGTGTTCCCCGGCCAGCAGGGCGGGCCGCTCATGCACGCGATCGCCGCCAAGGCGGTCGCCTTCAAGATCGCCGCGACCGAGGAGTTCAAGAACCGCCAGGAGCGCACCCTCTCCGGCGCGAAGATCCTCGCCGAGCGCCTCACCGCCGCCGACGTCAAGGACAAGGGCATCAGCGTGCTCACCGGCGGCACCGACGTGCATCTGGTGCTCGTCGACCTGCGTAACTCCGAGCTCGACGGCCAGCAGGGCGAAGACCTGCTGCACGAGATCGGAATCACGGTGAACCGCAACGCCGTTCCGTTCGACCCGCGTCCGCCGATGGTCACCTCCGGCCTGCGCATCGGCACCGCGGCCCTGGCCACCCGTGGGTTCGGCGACACCGAGTTCACCGAGGTCGCCGACATCATCGCGACCGCACTGGCGGGCGGCTCCGACGTGGACGCGCTGCGCGCCAGGGTGAGCAAGCTGGCCAACGACGTTCCCCTGTACGACGGCCTGGAGGACTGGCACCTCCTCGGCTGA
- a CDS encoding acyl-ACP desaturase yields the protein MQTLLTDRELLESLAVDVELNLRKHIDLADGWQPHDFVPWDDGRNFAFLGGVDWEPEQSELSDVTKLALTVSVLIADNLPSFHREVGKYLRTGAWWRWVGRWTAEENRHEIMIRNYLMVTRSVDPVQLERRRMDHMTKGFRRPAMHLLEVLATCAFEEAASAIRHRNIASLGENPMVTAIAERIALDDELQSVFFADLVAAGLDLAPDQTVRAIADRVADFHVPTVTLADGRTSDEVLAEAGIYDPAKEGELVFAPLLKRWNVFSRTDFGPEGEKARDELAHLRG from the coding sequence GTGCAAACTCTCTTGACCGATCGCGAACTGCTCGAATCCCTCGCGGTGGACGTAGAACTGAATCTGCGCAAACACATCGATCTCGCCGACGGGTGGCAGCCACACGATTTCGTGCCGTGGGACGACGGGCGCAACTTCGCCTTTCTCGGCGGCGTCGATTGGGAGCCGGAACAATCCGAGCTCAGCGATGTCACGAAGTTGGCGTTGACCGTCTCCGTGCTGATCGCCGACAACCTGCCCTCGTTTCACCGGGAGGTCGGCAAGTACCTGCGGACCGGCGCCTGGTGGCGCTGGGTCGGTCGCTGGACGGCTGAGGAGAACCGGCACGAGATCATGATCCGCAACTACCTCATGGTCACCAGGTCGGTCGACCCGGTCCAACTGGAGCGGCGGCGGATGGACCACATGACCAAGGGCTTCCGCCGCCCGGCGATGCACCTGCTCGAGGTGCTGGCCACCTGTGCGTTCGAGGAGGCGGCCAGCGCGATCCGGCATCGTAATATCGCGTCGCTCGGCGAGAACCCGATGGTCACCGCCATCGCCGAGCGCATCGCGCTGGACGACGAACTGCAGTCGGTCTTCTTCGCGGACCTGGTCGCGGCCGGTCTCGACCTGGCGCCGGACCAGACCGTGCGCGCCATCGCCGACCGGGTCGCGGATTTCCACGTCCCCACGGTGACGCTGGCGGACGGCCGCACAAGCGACGAGGTCCTCGCCGAGGCGGGTATCTACGACCCAGCCAAGGAAGGCGAACTCGTCTTCGCTCCGCTGTTGAAGCGCTGGAATGTATTCAGCCGCACCGACTTCGGCCCCGAAGGGGAAAAGGCGCGCGACGAACTCGCGCACCTGCGCGGCTGA
- a CDS encoding FAD-dependent monooxygenase, translating into MRNSTVLISGASIAGPALAYWLHRYGVAVTVVERAPALRPGGQAIDFKGHTHFTVLERMGILAEIEERRTGATDTVFVDENGKQLAVMSGDFTGGDVEILRGDLAEIMYKRTAEHCEYLFGDSISALTETADGVHVEFEHGPARTFDLVFGADGIHSRVRRLAFGPEKDFVKYLGYYYCVAGASPWSQDATGPRERAIAYGHNAPGKLAISGGSKAQQLYMFTSPELDYSRDDSAAQRRIIEQVYADVAWEVPRMLDEVADFDDCYLDSISQVRMKGDYTKGRVALVGDSAYGNTLGGFGTGLAVVGAYVIAGELATADGDHTIAFARYNEIMKRYAKITGNSNAGRFLAPKTARGIKLRNWFFGSRMFTLMLKYSDNAANAIDLRDYPALVGATDIS; encoded by the coding sequence GTGCGCAACTCGACCGTCCTCATTTCCGGCGCCAGCATCGCCGGGCCCGCCCTGGCCTACTGGCTGCACCGTTACGGTGTCGCCGTCACCGTCGTCGAGCGCGCCCCCGCGCTGCGCCCCGGCGGCCAGGCCATCGACTTCAAGGGCCACACACACTTCACCGTCCTGGAGCGGATGGGCATCCTGGCCGAGATCGAGGAGCGCAGGACCGGCGCCACCGACACCGTCTTCGTCGACGAGAACGGCAAGCAGCTCGCTGTCATGTCCGGTGACTTCACCGGCGGCGACGTAGAGATCCTGCGCGGCGACCTGGCCGAGATCATGTACAAGCGGACCGCCGAACACTGCGAGTACCTGTTCGGCGACTCGATCAGCGCGCTCACCGAGACCGCCGACGGCGTGCACGTCGAGTTCGAGCACGGGCCCGCGCGCACCTTCGACCTCGTTTTCGGCGCCGACGGCATCCACTCCCGGGTACGTAGGCTGGCTTTCGGCCCGGAGAAGGACTTCGTGAAGTACCTGGGTTACTACTACTGTGTCGCGGGCGCCAGCCCATGGAGCCAGGACGCGACGGGTCCACGCGAACGGGCGATCGCCTACGGCCACAACGCTCCCGGCAAGCTCGCGATCAGCGGCGGCTCGAAGGCACAGCAGCTGTACATGTTCACCTCGCCCGAGCTCGACTACTCCCGCGACGACAGCGCCGCCCAGCGGCGCATCATCGAGCAGGTCTACGCGGATGTCGCATGGGAGGTGCCGCGAATGCTCGACGAGGTGGCCGACTTCGACGACTGCTACCTGGATTCGATCAGCCAGGTCCGGATGAAGGGTGACTACACCAAAGGGCGCGTCGCATTGGTCGGCGACTCCGCGTACGGAAACACGCTGGGCGGCTTCGGCACCGGGCTCGCCGTGGTCGGCGCGTACGTCATCGCGGGCGAATTGGCCACCGCCGATGGCGATCACACGATCGCCTTCGCCCGCTACAACGAGATCATGAAGCGCTATGCCAAGATCACGGGCAACAGCAACGCGGGCCGCTTCCTCGCACCGAAGACCGCGCGCGGCATCAAGCTGCGCAACTGGTTCTTCGGTTCCCGGATGTTCACGTTGATGCTGAAGTACAGCGACAACGCCGCCAACGCCATCGACCTGCGGGACTACCCGGCGCTGGTCGGCGCGACGGACATCAGCTGA